In Neoarius graeffei isolate fNeoGra1 chromosome 17, fNeoGra1.pri, whole genome shotgun sequence, a single window of DNA contains:
- the rnf183 gene encoding E3 ubiquitin-protein ligase RNF183, which produces MTDNQASAGRGQEKLKPNVKPQQEWKDNNQQGAPEKRETSHRRSRSSDSERRGRRRERAQERGGKRERGRSEEARRVSKRTSNGRDVTNHPQDNLDETECPICFCNYDNVFKTPKLLPCGHTFCLECLARINVSSVEIKKLSCPVCREQTEIRHGRDLPQLGNNEHVFRKLPPQMQRAQSVRFERSKGKLVLKNAPITSCFNKKSTVLPVGAVEEGLASPTTVNVGRPPNRMRGRIRRMFASNNCYYTVVVIIVVVAVALVIVGVLTFVVMPNVMNGKKPPHEHTGHNMTHG; this is translated from the coding sequence ATGACTGACAACCAAGCAAGTGCAGGAAGAGGCCAAGAGAAGCTCAAACCAAACGTCAAACCTCAGCAAGAATGGAAGGACAATAACCAACAGGGGGCACCAGAAAAACGTGAAACATCCCATCGGCGGAGTCGTAGCAGTGATTCGGAGCGACGTGGCAGACGAAGGGAGCGAGCACAGGAACGTGGGGGAAAGAGGGAGCGTGGTCGCAGCGAAGAGGCCAGACGTGTCTCAAAGAGAACCAGCAATGGCCGAGACGTTACTAACCATCCCCAGGACAACCTAGATGAAACGGAGTGTCCCATCTGCTTCTGTAACTATGACAATGTCTTTAAGACTCCGAAGCTGCTCCCTTGTGGCCACACATTTTGCCTAGAGTGTCTGGCTCGCATCAATGTCTCGTCTGTGGAGATCAAGAAGCTGTCGTGCCCTGTGTGCCGGGAGCAGACAGAAATCCGGCATGGCCGAGACTTGCCACAACTTGGCAACAATGAGCATGTTTTCCGCAAGCTGCCACCTCAGATGCAGAGGGCTCAATCTGTGCGCTTTGAACGCAGCAAAGGCAAACTGGTCCTCAAGAACGCTCCTATAacaagctgcttcaataagaagaGCACAGTTCTGCCTGTTGGGGCCGTAGAGGAAGGTCTCGCATCACCTACGACTGTAAATGTGGGCAGACCTCCGAACAGGATGAGAGGTCGCATAAGAAGGATGTTTGCGTCTAATAATTGCTACTACACCGTGGTGGTGATCATCGTTGTGGTCGCGGTTGCTCTGGTAATAGTGGGCGTTTTGACCTTTGTGGTGATGCCTAACGTGATGAATGGAAAGAAACCTCCACATGAGCACACCGGACACAACATGACTCATGGGTAG